The Streptomyces sp. NBC_00224 genome contains the following window.
CTGTTGATCCGTCACAATTTGCCCCCGCATGTCCCTTTACTCGGCGCTTACGGCGCCGAGCCTATCGAAGCCCGCGGTGGCCGCGCGCCTCGGCAGCGCCCTGCCGCCGCCTCGCGCGCGGTCGCGCCAGTCAGGCGGGCCGCGCCGAACACGCCGGTCTTCGGCGGCTGCAAGGAAGACAAGCAGGCTGAGCAGACCAGGACCTGGCGGCGCCGCAACTCGGCAGCGCCGCCAGGACTTGATCAGCAGGCGCCTGCACGCGACGCGGGAACCTGTTCCTGGGATCGGCCTCTGGCCTGCATGAAGTGGGAAAAGGTTGCTGTGCGGCTGAGGGGCCAGAAAGGCCCCGGCTTACCGCCGCTGCGACCTGGCCGCAGAACCGGCGCCCCGAAGCGGTTGTGGCCGACGACCACGGCGTGGTCGCCGTCGACGACGGTCGTGGCGACTACGTATTCGTCGGCGGGAGCGAGGTGCTGGCCGAAGGAGGCGAAGAACGCGGCGATGTCGTCACGGGTACTGGCCGAAGCAGTGATGGCGCTCAGGGTGGGTCAGGAGGCGACGGAGAGGACGATCTTGCCGGTGGTGCGGCCGGTCTCACCCAGCGTGTGGGCCCGGGCGGCTTCTTCGAGCGGGAAGACCTCGTCGGCGATCACACGCAGGCGGCCGTCCTCGACCAGGGAGGTGATCTCGCGCAACCCCGCATGGTCGGGCTCGACGAGCATGAACACCGCCCGCACTCCGGCCGCTTCGGCCTCCTTGGCGGGGAAGGTGTCGTTCAGCGGCAGGATCGAGATCAGCGTGCCACCCGGCCGCAGCGTTTGCAGAGACCGGGCCCAGTTGGGGCCGCCGAGGGCGTCCAGGACGACATCGACGTCACGGAGGGTCTCGGTGAAGTCCTGGGTACGGTAGTCGATCAGCTCGTCGGCGCCCAGCGAGCGCAGCAGTCCGTGCTTGGCGGCGCTGGCCGTGCCGATGACGTACGCACCGCGGACCTTGGCGATCTGCACGGCCAGGTGGCCGACGCCTCCGGCGGCCGCGTGGATCAGGACACGCTGGCCGGGCTGGACGTTCGCGGTGTCCACCAGGGCCTGCCAGGCGGTCAGCGAGGCCAGCGGCAGGGCACCGGCCTGGATGTGGGTGAGGCCCTTGGGGCGCGGGGCGAAGTGCCGGGCCGGGGCGGCGACATACTCGGCATAGGCACCGGGTGGGTGCGGGAAGCGCGGCATCCCGAACACCTCGTCGCCCGCCTGGAAGAGTGTCACCCCGTCACCGACCACCTCGACCACCCCGGCGACGTCGAAGCCGAGCGTGAACGGCGGCCTGGCGCCATTGGCGAACACACCCCGCTCACGGGTCTTCCAGTCGGCTGGGTTCACGCCCGCCGCGTGCACCCGGACCAGGATCTCGCCCCGGCCCGGGACCGGGCGCCGCGTCTCGACGACCTTGAGGACGTCCGGAGCTCCGGCGGCGTCCTGGGAGATGGCGCGCATGGTCGCGGGGTTCGTGGCCTGGGCCATGATGGCGTGCTCTTTTCAGCAGGGGTTGCTTGTGGTTTGTGCCAGTTCTCTTGGGCACGTCCCCAGACTGCCCGGGCGGACAGCCCCCCAGTAGTGGCCCGATGGTCAAGGAATGAAAGGATCGGGTCATGCACCACGTTGGCGTTCTGGCCCTGGATGGCGTGGTCCCTTTCGAGCTCGGTATCCCCGCGCGAATCTTCGGCGCCGCCCGCGACGGCACGGGCAACCGGCTCTACTCCGTGACCACGTGCAGCTTGGACGGCCGGCCCGTCCGCGCCGAGGCCGACTACCAGCTCACCGTCTCCCACGACGCCTCCCTGCTGGCCACCGTCGACACCGTCGTCATCCCGCCCTCCCACGCGCTGGGCCCCATCCGCGAGGAGGGCCGCCTGCCCGACGCCCTGCGCGAGGCCCTGGCTGCCATCCGCCCAGGAACCCGGATCGTGGCGATCTGCACCGGCACCTATGTGCTGGCCGCCGCGGGACTGCTCGACGGCCGCCCCGCCACCACACACTGGCGCGAAGCCGACCGCCTGCAGCGCATGTTCACCACCGCGCGCATCAACCCCGACGTCCTCTTCGTCGACGACGGCGAAATCCTCACCTCCGCCGGGGTAGCCGCCGGCATCGACCTGTGCCTGCACATCGTCCGCCGCGACCACGGCAGCGACATCGCCAACGAGGTCGCCCGCTCCTGCGTCGTACCGCCCTGGCGCGACGGCGGCCAGGCCCAGTACATCCGGCGCCCCGTCCCCGACCCCACTGCCCCCGGCACCGCCCGCACACAGGCATGGGTCATGGAACGCCTCTCCGAACCCGTCACCTTGGCCGACATGGCCGCCCACGCAGGTGTCAGCGTGCGTACTTTCACCCGCCGCTTCCGCGACGAGGTCGGCACCAGCCCCGGCCAGTGGCTCATCCGCCAGCGCGTCGACCTGGCCCGGCACCTGCTGGAGGCCACTGACTGGCCGGTCGACCTGGTCGCCGACCGCGCCGGATTCGGTACCGGTGTCTCCCTGCGCCAGCATCTTCATGCCGCCATCGGAGTCACACCCCAGGCATACCGCCGCACCTTCCGCCCCACGCTCGCCGACGGTTCAGCCCAGTAGCAGCGGGCAACTCACCGTTCCGCCGGGCTTACGGCACGTTTCCGGCGTATTCCGGCTGCCCTCCCCCAATGACCTGAGGCCCCCTGACCAGAACCGAGGAGCCCCTCGCCGGATCCTGGCGACTGGCGCGGACAGGGGCGGCAGAGCGCGCTCTGATCGGGTGAGCTCTGTCGCCTGAAAGCCCAAAGTGCCAGCAGGTCAGCGGATATGGGACGGGATGTCAGGCACCGCAACGGGACGGAGCACCGTGAGGGATTCTTCCTGGCGGGCCATCATCGCGAAGGGGAACCTGTCGATTTCCAGGCAGAGATCGACGTCGTCTGGGTGGTATCCGCTCCGCAGCCCACCGGCGAGGTCTGCCGCGGCACGAGAAGTCCTCGCGCGGTGGAGATACGGGGCCGCCTCGACATCGTCTCCCGTCATACATTGACCAATGTATTCAGCGCAGGCCAGGTCCTCGTCGGCCTGGCCTGCCTCGCCGGTGACAACGAACGTCACCGGACCGGCATCCTTGGCCTGCAGGAACCGCGCGGTCGGGCCGGCCACCACGAAGCTCGCGCACAAGACCAGCGGCGCGTTCGCGACGGCCAGCGCGCCCACGGTTCCCGCCGTCGTCTTCTGCACCAGCGTGCGCCCAGCGAAATCGCAGGACCTGAGCAAGCCAGGTGAGTTCACCGCGTCGAAGCCCGCTGCCGCAGCTCCGTCCTTCAAAGCCAGCCAACCCGAGTGGCTCTCCTTCAAGGCAAGCGCCTCACCCTCCGTCGAGGCCAGGACGATCCTCTCCACGCCACGCGAGAAGGCCCAGGCAGCCACAGTGAAGGCACGCATGACGTCGATGACGACCGCAACACGGGGAACGCCGGTCAACTCCGGTATGCCAACGAAGTGATGATCCATCGCACCATTCTGACGCCCCTGGATCATCCGCAGGGCACGATTGATCCGGCTGCCGTCGGGATGACGGTCAGCGAAGCGGTTCTGGCGGGATCACAGACAGGTGATCAACGGGTTGCTTCTACGTCTGCACGACACCGGCAAGACGTGCCGGAAAGGCAGCCACAAGGACATGCGTGACGTTCGACGGATCCCGAGGCAGCTCCATGACATGAGGACGCGGGTGGTAGGCCGAGAGCTGAGCGGGACCGGCCGCGCCCGGTACGGCAGCAAGGCCCGGACCGCGCGTCGCGGTCCGGGCCCTGCCCCGTGCGGTGCCGCCCTGCGGCGGCGGTGCGTCAGCTCTGTGCGGTGTCGTCGCCCGCCTGCCCGGCGCCCTCAGCTGTGCCTGTCTTCTCGCGCATCTTGCGCACCAGCTCCGCCTTCTGGTCGGCGGCGCTCTGGCGGTCGAGGTTGCGGTGCGGGCCGTTGTTCTGCCGTTCGGCGCGGGACTGCTTCTTGCGCTGGCCGCCGCCCTGGCCCACGGGGTTGTTGATGTTCTTGCTCACGGTCACGGGTTCTCCCGGTAATGATGTGGAGTGATCTACGGATTCATCGGTGGGGGACGGGCGGGCGGCGACGTCGAAAGACGTCAGCGGGGGCCCATCACGCTCTCACTCGTAAATCGGCGTTTGGAAGAACATGACAAAGACCTTACCCGGTTCCGTCGGCCCCGCGCACCAACCTTTTCGCCGCCCCGGCGTCGGCACAGCCTCGGCGGCTTCGCCCGCCTTGTCGGCGGCAAGCGCCGCCTCGCCGGATGGCGATCCGAAAGGCTGTGGTGTCGATCGAGCGGTCGAGCGCCTGTGCGGGTGCCCCGAAAAATTCGAGGGAGTTCGAGGTGGGGCCATGCCATGATCACACGATGGCCTTCTCATCCTCAGGACAGGTTGCGACCCCGGTACTGGACATCGCCTACGAGTACGCGGGCGAACCCGATGCCACGCCGGTGATCCTGCTCCATGGATTCCCCTACGACGTCAGGGCGTTCGACGACGTCGCCGCGGGCCTCGCCGACCAGGGCGCCTACGTGCTCGCACCGTATCTGCGCGGCTTCGGGCCGACCCGGTTCCGGGACGCTGCGACGGTCCGCTCCGGACAGCAGGCAGCGCTCGCCCAGGACCTGTTCGACTTCATGGACGCGCTGGGCATCGAGAGCGCCGTCCTCGCGGGGTACGACTGGGGCGGCCGGGCCGCGTGCATCGCCGCCGCCCTGCGTCCCGAGCGCGTCCGGGGCCTGGTCACGGTCGACGGCTACAACATCCAGGACCTCGCCCACGCCGGAGAACCCTCCGCCCCGGAATGGGAACGCACCTACTGGTACCAGTACTACTTCCATTCCGAGCGCGGGCGCCTCGGTCTGGAGCGCAACCGCGACGAACTGTGCGAGTTGCTCTGGCGCACCTGGTCGCCGACCTGGGCCGGTGCGGGCGCGGCCTTTGCCGCCAGCGCCGCGAGCCTGCACAATCCCGACTTCGTCGACGTGGTAATCCACTCCTACCGGCACCGCTTCGGCCTGGCCGAGGGCGATCCCCGCTACCAGGAACTCGAAGATCTCATCGCCGCCCAGCCGCCGATCTCCGTACCCACCGTCGTACTCGAAAGCGGCGACGACGGCGTAGGCGGTCCGAGCGCGGCACAGGACCGCGACTGCTTCACCGGACCGTACGAACACCGGCTCCTGCCGGGAGTGGGACACAACGTTCCGCAAGAAACCCCCGCAGCATTCACCGACGCCGTCGCCGGCCTGCTGACCCGCTAGCCGGGCCGCTTTCCTCCCGGCGCCGCGCGATCCGCCACACCCGCCCTCCTCCCCCGAGGCGCCCCCGTTCAGGTGCTCGGCACCGGGACCGGCCTGGCCAGCACCTGGTCCAAGACCTCGGTGAGGAACCGCGCCGGATCCGTCGCCGGCGCCGTGGCGCGCATCGCGACGATCCCGTCCGGACGGACGAGCAGCGCCCCTTCATCGGGGAGCCACGGGACCGCGACGCGATGCGCGGGGAGTCCGACGTCGGCCGCGGCGGTGAGCCAGCGGTCGTCGGCGACGCCCACCAGGAGGGTCCACCGGGACGCCACCAGGTCGAGCGTGGAAACCCCGTCGATCCACGCGTGGGGCACCCGGGAACCCGGCGATCCGTCCAGTGCCACCGCCAGGTCCACCGTGGAGGGGAGTTCCGGCCGGGGGTCGACGACGGCGGCCGAGTCGTACCGCTGGCCGAGGTGCACGACCGGCGCCGCCCACACCCCCGCCGCCGCCCTGGCGGCGTCCGCCTCGGGCCCGCGTCCCCAGTGCAGCTGCGGGTCGGCGAGCCTGCGCAGCGCCTGGTCCAGCGTCGCCGCGGCGACCGGTTCACGTTCGTGCGCGTAGGTGTCGAGCAGCCCGGCACCGGCCTCGCCGTGGTGGACGGCGGCCAGCTTCCACGCCAGGTTGTGCGCGTCGGCGACCCCGGTGTTGAGGCCGAACGCGCCCATGGGCGACACGGTGTGCGCGGCGTCGCCCACGAGGAACACGCGGCCGACGGCGAAGCTTTCGGCCGCCGCGCTCCGGGGCCGCCACGGGAGCACGCTGCGCACCTCGACGTCGAGGTCGGGATCGCCGACCGCCAGCCGGACGACCGAGGCGCAGCGCGCGTGCGTGAAGTCCTCGGGGCGTTCGCCGCCGTCGACGTCGCAGGGGACGTGGAAGACCCAGTTCGTCTCGCCGTCCACGGTGGCCAGCAGGCCGGGCGCCTGAGGCGTGGTGATCGTGCAGGTGGCGAAGGACATTCCCCGCAGGTGCGGTCGGAGGTCGGCGCGGAACAGGATGTTGATCCTCGACTTGCCCAGGTCGCCCGGCCCGGAGGTGCCCACGCCGAGCGCGGTCCGCACGGTGCTGTGCGTGCCGTCGGCAGCTACTACGCGCGCGCACCGCAGCGAGTAGCGGCCGTCGGGTCCCTCCAGTTCGACGTCGACCCCGTCGGCGTCCTGCGCGATGCCGACCAGGCGGGTGGACCAGCGCAGGTCCGCTCCGCGGCGTGCCAGGTCGGCTGCTACGACGGCGTCGAGCCGGTCCTGGGCGCAGACGCCGCGCAGTCTGAACGGCGTCACGTCCAGTTCGTCGGCGGACGGGGTCGGCATGGGCACGGTCACGACGTCGCCCGCGCCCATCTCGACGACGGTCCGGGCCACCGCCTTGCCCGCGGCGCCCCGGAGGTCGACCGCGACGGCGTCGACGGCGGTGTCGAGCCCGAGTTCGCGGAGGACCTCGACGGTGCGCGGTGCGATGCCGGTGGCACGTGGGTGCACCGACGGCCCGGACCGGCGTTCGACGAGCACCGCGGGGACGCCGTGGTGGGTGAGCAGCGCCGCGGTGAGCAGGCCGACGCTGCCGCCTCCGACCACGAGCACCGGTACATCTGGATACACTGTCTCCGTCATGGATACACCGTAGCCAGAAGGTAGGATGCAGGTCAACGAGGAAAGGAGCCGCCCCGATGACCGAACCCGTTCCCTCGTCGGTGTGGACCCGGCCGCGCCCCGAGCCGCGTCGACGCGCGCCCGGGGTGGACCAGTACGTGGCCGCCGCGCTGGCCGTCGCGGACGCGGAGGGATTGGCGGCGGTGTCGATGCGGCGGGTCGCGGGTGATCTCGGTTCCGGGACCGCCTCGCTCTA
Protein-coding sequences here:
- a CDS encoding GlxA family transcriptional regulator, coding for MHHVGVLALDGVVPFELGIPARIFGAARDGTGNRLYSVTTCSLDGRPVRAEADYQLTVSHDASLLATVDTVVIPPSHALGPIREEGRLPDALREALAAIRPGTRIVAICTGTYVLAAAGLLDGRPATTHWREADRLQRMFTTARINPDVLFVDDGEILTSAGVAAGIDLCLHIVRRDHGSDIANEVARSCVVPPWRDGGQAQYIRRPVPDPTAPGTARTQAWVMERLSEPVTLADMAAHAGVSVRTFTRRFRDEVGTSPGQWLIRQRVDLARHLLEATDWPVDLVADRAGFGTGVSLRQHLHAAIGVTPQAYRRTFRPTLADGSAQ
- a CDS encoding FAD-dependent monooxygenase, whose translation is MTETVYPDVPVLVVGGGSVGLLTAALLTHHGVPAVLVERRSGPSVHPRATGIAPRTVEVLRELGLDTAVDAVAVDLRGAAGKAVARTVVEMGAGDVVTVPMPTPSADELDVTPFRLRGVCAQDRLDAVVAADLARRGADLRWSTRLVGIAQDADGVDVELEGPDGRYSLRCARVVAADGTHSTVRTALGVGTSGPGDLGKSRINILFRADLRPHLRGMSFATCTITTPQAPGLLATVDGETNWVFHVPCDVDGGERPEDFTHARCASVVRLAVGDPDLDVEVRSVLPWRPRSAAAESFAVGRVFLVGDAAHTVSPMGAFGLNTGVADAHNLAWKLAAVHHGEAGAGLLDTYAHEREPVAAATLDQALRRLADPQLHWGRGPEADAARAAAGVWAAPVVHLGQRYDSAAVVDPRPELPSTVDLAVALDGSPGSRVPHAWIDGVSTLDLVASRWTLLVGVADDRWLTAAADVGLPAHRVAVPWLPDEGALLVRPDGIVAMRATAPATDPARFLTEVLDQVLARPVPVPST
- a CDS encoding 2-phosphosulfolactate phosphatase codes for the protein MDHHFVGIPELTGVPRVAVVIDVMRAFTVAAWAFSRGVERIVLASTEGEALALKESHSGWLALKDGAAAAGFDAVNSPGLLRSCDFAGRTLVQKTTAGTVGALAVANAPLVLCASFVVAGPTARFLQAKDAGPVTFVVTGEAGQADEDLACAEYIGQCMTGDDVEAAPYLHRARTSRAAADLAGGLRSGYHPDDVDLCLEIDRFPFAMMARQEESLTVLRPVAVPDIPSHIR
- a CDS encoding alpha/beta fold hydrolase gives rise to the protein MAFSSSGQVATPVLDIAYEYAGEPDATPVILLHGFPYDVRAFDDVAAGLADQGAYVLAPYLRGFGPTRFRDAATVRSGQQAALAQDLFDFMDALGIESAVLAGYDWGGRAACIAAALRPERVRGLVTVDGYNIQDLAHAGEPSAPEWERTYWYQYYFHSERGRLGLERNRDELCELLWRTWSPTWAGAGAAFAASAASLHNPDFVDVVIHSYRHRFGLAEGDPRYQELEDLIAAQPPISVPTVVLESGDDGVGGPSAAQDRDCFTGPYEHRLLPGVGHNVPQETPAAFTDAVAGLLTR
- a CDS encoding NADP-dependent oxidoreductase, whose protein sequence is MAQATNPATMRAISQDAAGAPDVLKVVETRRPVPGRGEILVRVHAAGVNPADWKTRERGVFANGARPPFTLGFDVAGVVEVVGDGVTLFQAGDEVFGMPRFPHPPGAYAEYVAAPARHFAPRPKGLTHIQAGALPLASLTAWQALVDTANVQPGQRVLIHAAAGGVGHLAVQIAKVRGAYVIGTASAAKHGLLRSLGADELIDYRTQDFTETLRDVDVVLDALGGPNWARSLQTLRPGGTLISILPLNDTFPAKEAEAAGVRAVFMLVEPDHAGLREITSLVEDGRLRVIADEVFPLEEAARAHTLGETGRTTGKIVLSVAS
- a CDS encoding DUF6243 family protein encodes the protein MTVSKNINNPVGQGGGQRKKQSRAERQNNGPHRNLDRQSAADQKAELVRKMREKTGTAEGAGQAGDDTAQS